TGATGCCGGTTTGATGCCTGCAGCTTAGATGGGACGATCGATTTACGATAATTAAAGTTTCATCGCAAAATCATAAGCAATCATTTATGGATGGCGCGCGGGCGAATCAGCCCCTCCACGCCAGTGATCTGCTGGATCAGCGTGGCGCCTTCTTCCATGAGGAAATGCTTGAATGCCAGGGCCACGGGTGGCAGGCGCTTGTTTTTGCGGTGCACCACGTACCAGTTGAGCATCACCGGGAAGCCCTGGATGTCGAGCACGGCCAGCTTGCCGGCCTGAAGTTCCAGGCCCACCGTGTGGGCTGACAGGAAGGCGATGCCCATGTTCGCGATTACCGCCTGCTTGATGGTCTCGGTGCTCTTGATCTCCATCGCGATGCGCAGGTTCGACAAGCGGCCCGCGAAGCCTTCCTGCATCGAATTCCAGGTGTCCGAGCCTTTCTCGCGCGAGACGAATGCTTCCTCGGCCAGGTCAGCCAGCGGGATATTGCGCTGGTCCACCAGCGGATGGTTCGGCGCGGCGACAATCACGTAGGGGTGGGGGGCGAATGCTTCGGCGATCGTATCCATGCCTTCCGGCGGGCGAACCATCACCGCCAGATCGGTCAGGTTGCCGGCTAGCTGATGCAGCAGTTCCTCGCGATTGTGCACGGCAAGATTGAGCGTGACCGATTCGTGCCGGTTCATGAACTCGGCCAGCAGGCGGGGGAAGAAGTAGTCACCGGCACTGATAACCGCGACGTTGAGGCGGCCCCCGGATATACCCTTAAGCTGCGCCATCGCGTCTTCGGCCTCGCGGAACTGCTGGATGATGCATCGGCTGTAATGCAGCATCTCGGTGCCGGCCGGCGTCAGGTAGATGCGCTTTCCAAGCTGCTCGAAGAGGGGCAGGCCGACATGGAGTTCGAGCTGTCGAACCTGTGTGGAAACAGCAGGTTGCGTGAGATGAAGCTCCTCCGCCGCGCGTGAGAAGCTCAGATGGCGGGCCACTGTTTCGAACACTTTCAGCTGGCGAAGCGTCGCGTTCTTCATCGCACGATATCCTGCAATCTATAAATGATCGTCAATGATCATAATAAAAAACTTTATGCTGTGCTGATCTAAGTTTGAAGTAGCATCAATCCACAGATGCAACGTGCCGCAATGTCAGGCGCGCTCATTCAGTAGTGAAAAAGTCGGGCGTCCACAAGGCCAGCCCAGCAGTCGCGCCACCAGAGCGCGAAAGACACTAATGCAAGGAGACACGACATGGCGCACACCAACGCGGCAGGCCCCGCCGTGGGCAACTTCAACGGCGGGCTGCTTCGCAACCGCTGGTTCCAGCTCTTCATCGGCGTGATCTGCATGGGGCTGGTGGCCAACCTCCAGTATGGCTGGACATTGTTCGTCACCCCCATGAATGCCCGGCACCACTGGGGCGAATCGGCGATCCAGGTCGCATTTTCCATTTTCATCGTCACCGAAACCTGGCTCGTGCCGCTGGAAGGCTGGCTCGTCGACAAGTTCGGGCCCCGCCCCGTGGTGGCCGGCGGCGCGATCTGTGCCGGACTGGCGTGGGTGATGAACTCGTACGCCACGACCCTGCCGATGCTGTACACGGCTGCCGTGATCGCGGGGATTGGCGCCGGCGGTGTCTATGGCACGTGCGTCGGCAATGCGCTGAAGTGGTTCCCGGACAAGCGCGGCCTGGCGGCAGGACTGACCGCTGCGGGCTTCGGCGCGGGCTCGGCGCTGACGGTGATTCCCATCGCCAACATGATCCAGAAGTCCGGCTATGAGCACGCCTTCTTCACATTCGGCATCCTGCAGGGTGTGCTGATCTTCGCGATGGCGCTGCTGCTGGTGAAGCCGCAGCCGCCCAAGGGCGTGGTGGCGAACAAGGCCATCCTGACCAACCCGGTTGAGTTCACGCCGGGCCAGATGGTGCGCACGCCGGTCTTCTGGGTGATCTATGCCTCGTTCGTGGCGGTGGCCGCGGGCGGCATCATGGCTACCGCGCAGCTTGGGCCGATTGCCAAGGACTTCGGGTTTGCCTCGATGCCGGTCACGATGCTTGGCATGACACTGCCGCTG
This genomic interval from Cupriavidus metallidurans CH34 contains the following:
- the oxlT gene encoding oxalate/formate MFS antiporter — encoded protein: MAHTNAAGPAVGNFNGGLLRNRWFQLFIGVICMGLVANLQYGWTLFVTPMNARHHWGESAIQVAFSIFIVTETWLVPLEGWLVDKFGPRPVVAGGAICAGLAWVMNSYATTLPMLYTAAVIAGIGAGGVYGTCVGNALKWFPDKRGLAAGLTAAGFGAGSALTVIPIANMIQKSGYEHAFFTFGILQGVLIFAMALLLVKPQPPKGVVANKAILTNPVEFTPGQMVRTPVFWVIYASFVAVAAGGIMATAQLGPIAKDFGFASMPVTMLGMTLPLLTMTLSIDNLCNGLTRPLCGFISDRIGRENTMFVIFIGEGLSLIGLLELGHDPYWFMLFAALTFLFWGEIFSIFPALCADTFGSKFAAANAGTLYTAKGTAALLVPLASVLSHHGGWNLVFTVAAVMTVAAGLSAKFVLQPMRRRFITGHAMAQPVSDHATYMAGFSTGKGE
- a CDS encoding LysR family transcriptional regulator; the protein is MKNATLRQLKVFETVARHLSFSRAAEELHLTQPAVSTQVRQLELHVGLPLFEQLGKRIYLTPAGTEMLHYSRCIIQQFREAEDAMAQLKGISGGRLNVAVISAGDYFFPRLLAEFMNRHESVTLNLAVHNREELLHQLAGNLTDLAVMVRPPEGMDTIAEAFAPHPYVIVAAPNHPLVDQRNIPLADLAEEAFVSREKGSDTWNSMQEGFAGRLSNLRIAMEIKSTETIKQAVIANMGIAFLSAHTVGLELQAGKLAVLDIQGFPVMLNWYVVHRKNKRLPPVALAFKHFLMEEGATLIQQITGVEGLIRPRAIHK